The Arachis hypogaea cultivar Tifrunner chromosome 19, arahy.Tifrunner.gnm2.J5K5, whole genome shotgun sequence genome has a window encoding:
- the LOC112779485 gene encoding shugoshin-1 encodes MEGGISVHSDSESCRGDGVVVGAGQKTKRGKVVKGDSVSVGVGVGGTQKTMLADITNMQQQQQQQRCEKLIKQPEKQQSVPLGEAEVSTEQLLKENATLRKLLASRNTIIDSCKAELEKSRSNFQNLRKQNAELALTNSQMLAELNSSRQRLRELQLELGGKNGILKAMKLELTAKEKTEKLHENIGNEVAAAQIKQPNQSFQEESKEDNLCHAKRRRVSKSQSAAPAVAKQLTSKEKIENRRYSMRRESVKLKGEKLEPAEDNFSEEIKHDDLHLQETMANENERTSLGSNVNQEQAREDTSSSGPTNSEQVNAKKNIEKKRKSMRRQSGRFKPLNPEATEDSFEVDDAKFAVSHLSDNVSDKSAPMTSSETSQQENKETCTSNPWETRRSSVGRPMRQTVGKVVSYKEIPVNMKMRRPK; translated from the exons ATGGAAGGTGGCATCTCCGTCCATTCAGATTCAGAGTCATGTCGTGGTGACGGTGTTGTTGTTGGAGCCG GTCAGAAAACAAAGAGAGGCAAAGTGGTAAAGGGAGATTCGGTTTCTGTGGGAGTGGGAGTTGGAGGTACCCAAAAGACAATGCTAGCTGACATAACTAACatgcagcagcagcaacaacaacagaggTGTGAAAAGCTGATAAAGCAGCCGGAGAAACAGCAGTCTGTGCCACTTGGTGAAGCTGAAGTCTCTACTGAACAGCTTCTTAAG GAAAATGCAACATTGAGGAAGCTTCTAGCTAGCAGAAA TACAATTATAGACTCATGCAAAGCAGAGCTAGAAAAGTCTCGTAGCAATTTTCAGAATCTACGGAAACAAAATGCGGAACTTGCCCTGACAAATAGTCAAATGCTGGCG GAACTTAACTCTAGTAGACAGAGG CTAAGGGAACTTCAGCTTGAACTAGGAGGCAAAAATGGCATTCTAAAAGCTATGAAATTAGAATTGACG GCaaaagagaaaacagaaaagTTGCATGAAAATATTGGAAATGAG GTTGCAGCAGCTCAGATTAAGCAGCCAAATCAATCATTTCAAGAAGAGAGCAAGGAAGATAATCTTTGCCATGCAAAAAGGAGGAGAGTTTCCAAATCTCAAT CTGCTGCACCTGCTGTTGCTAAACAATTAACATCCAAAGAAAAGATTGAGAACCGGAG GTATTCTATGAGAAGGGAATCTGTGAAGTTGAAAGGTGAGAAACTTGAACCAGCTGAAGACAATTTCTCTGAAGAAATCAAACATGATGACTTGCATCTTCAAGAAACTATGGCAAATGAAAATGAACGAACATCACTTGGATCCAATGTTAACCAAGAACAAGCTAGAGAAGATACTTCAT CTTCAGGACCAACTAACTCTGAACAAGTTAATGCCAAAAAGAATATCGAAAAGAAAAG GAAAAGTATGAGAAGGCAATCTGGAAGGTTTAAGCCCTTAAATCCAGAAGCAACTGAAGATTCTTTTGAGGTTGATGATGCTAAATTTGCTGTCTCCCATTTATCTGATAATGTGTCAGATAAAAGTGCTCCAATGACATCAAGTGAAACTTCTcaacaagaaaacaaagaaacctGTACATCTAATCCTTGGGAAACTAGAAGATCTTCTGTTGGGCGTCCGATGCGTCAAACAGTTGGGAAGGTTGTCTCATACAAGGAAATTCCGGTAAATATGAAGATGCGTAGACCTAAATGA
- the LOC140182369 gene encoding uncharacterized protein, with amino-acid sequence MTAQGEESDDSFSDEEMVLFARKMRRLLRYKNKGKGSSSSKDVKKNQVKFTCHYYKEPGHFKSDCPQLKKGEKPKKDKKKVMMATWEDLENDTSSESSDQEAQLCLMADHNDEDEVDLSDLSIDELHYIIKDISVNSKKLLDKYAKCKKENEALRTENDLLLKKVKANETSNEKILKEENIALRAELEKYKLKHEVTASTDLISENKKLNEQIKNLNEDLAKFVQGSQNLNKLLACQRFGSEKSGLGFIEENKAVFNQNFKKSEASSSKLFKPKGFSKPKKSVSKNHCYKCNRNGHDPPQCFIFLKSFGKIIAIGKVGKDFSTCIDSVFLVDGLKHNLLSISQLCDLGYAVTFRKSDCRVINEKTGAVLFVAKRSDNVYGTTLDDLKVQNVTCFSSMESEKWMWHKRLGHASMFQISKLVKRSLVRGLPNIKFDKDITCDACQMGKQIKTSFKPKEDVSTKKPLELLHLDLFGPTRTQSLGGKRYGMCFILNIKENLGKFDPKTHEGIFLGYSTNSKAYRVYNKNSKTVEETMHVTFCETNIVPSVCIDDSPCFEAELPKNDEPVQQNSSSHEVAPTSNENSNSVGDNLELSPVAAENTDAEAIVDQEEPESSNQSKRPREWRFLKNYPEEFIIGNPSTGRTTRSSLKRAESNNIALLSKIEPQNIQEALTDPSWVLDMKEELLDVDETHYREIIGSLMYLTSSRPDIIQSVGVCSRFQSKPKESHLSAVKRIIRYVLGTTNYGLWFPKTDSFQLVGFCDADFAGDRIDRRSTSGMCCFLGKSLIVWSSKKQATVALSTAEAEYIAASSCCSQLLWLKTQLADYKLNVSNIPLFCDNMSAINISKNPVLHSRTKHIEVRFHSIREHVQNGNLDIQFVNSEGQLADIFTKPLIEESTKNALPYGMLLTKIFQYYNVDFGAEIAIDCNSYIKGGGAVKKTAPKRRQTDDSTDVPSVDEDPLIPPSTSTTIKVMTRILKNVLEEFINLTDLLLHHGAERKRNQVLEENALKKTKGRIRILRDFVEDVEVGLTTSDNEGEDDGTSDESNSDA; translated from the exons ATGACAGCCCAAGGAGAAGAATCTGATGACAGTTTCTCAGATGAAGAAATGGTGCTCTTtgcaagaaaaatgagaagaCTACTAAGATACAAAAACAAAGGCAAAGGAAGTTCCTCATCCAAAGATGTCAAGAAAAATCAAGTCAAGTTCACATGTCATTACTACAAGGAGCCTGGTCACTTCAAGTCAGATTGCCCTCAACTTAAGAAAGGCGAAAAACCAAagaaagacaaaaagaaggtgatgatGGCAACATGGGAGGACTTGGAGAACGACACCAGCTCAGAGAGCTCAGATCAAGAAGCTCAACTATGTTTGATGGCAGATCATAATGATGAAGATGAGGTAGATCTCTCTGACTTATCTATTGATGAACTGCACTACATTATCAAAGACATTTCTGTGAACTCTAAGAAACTCTTGGATAAGTATGCTAAATGTAAGAAAGAAAATGAGGCTTTGAGGACAGAAAATGATcttcttttgaaaaaggttaaGGCAAATGAAACTAGcaatgaaaagattttaaaagaagaaaacattgCCTTGCGAGCTGAATTAGAAAAATACAAGCTCAAGCATGAAGTTACTGCTTCCACTGATTTGATTTCTGAAAATAAAAAGCtgaatgaacaaataaaaaatttgaatgaagACTTAGCAAAGTTTGTTCAAGGTTCTCAAAATCTGAACAAACTACTTGCTTGTCAAAGGTTTGGATCTGAAAAATCTGGACTTGGATTCATAGAGGAAAACAAGGCtgttttcaatcaaaactttAAAAAATCTGAAGCCTcctcttccaagcttttcaaaccaAAAGGATTCAGCAAACCTAAAAAATCAGTAAGCAAGAATCATTGCTACAAGTGCAACAGAAACGGTCATGATCCTCCTCAATGTTTCATCTTTCTTAAGTCTTTTG gtaaaataattgctATTGGTAAGGTTGGCAAAGATTTTTCAACTTGCATTGATAGTGTCTTCTTAGTTGATGGGTTAAAGCATAATCTATTGAgcataagtcaattgtgtgaccttgggtaTGCTGTAACCTTTAGGAAATCTGATTGTAGAGTCATAAATGAGAAAACAGGGGCTGTTTTATTTGTTGCCAAAAGAAGTGACAATGTTTATGGTACCACTCTAGATGATCTAAAAGTTCAAAATGTAACTTGTTTCTCTTCAATGGAATCTGAAAAATGGATGTGGCATAAGAGGttaggacatgctagcatgttccAAATCTCTAAGCTTGTAAAGAGAAGCTTAGTTAGAGGTCTTCCTAATATAAAATTTGACAAGgatatcacttgtgatgcttgtcaaatgggTAAACAAATTAAAACCTCTTTCAAACCCAAGGAAGATGTCTCTACTAAGAAACCATTGGAGTTGTTACATCTTGATCTGTTTGGACCAACTAGGACTCAAAGTCTTGGAGGAAAGAGATATGGCatg TGTTTCATTTTGAATATCAAAGAAAATTTAGGAAAATTTGATCCTAAAACACATGAAGGGATTTTTCTTGGTTATTCCACAaatagcaaggcctatagagtttataacAAGAACTCCAAAACTGTTGAGGAAACCATGCATGTCACATTCTGTGAGACTAACATTGTTCCTAGTGTTTGCATAGATGATAGTCCATGTTTCGAAGCTGAACTACCCAAAAATGATGAGCCAGTTCAACAAAATTCAAGTTCTCATGAAGTTGCACCTACTAGCAACGAAAATTCCAATTCTGTAGGAGACAATTTGGAATTATCTCCTGTTGCTGCAGAAAATACTGATGCAGAGGCTATTGTTGATCAAGAGGAACCTGAATCCTCAAACCAGTCAAAAAGACCAAGAGAATGGAGGTTTCTGAAAAACTATCCTGAAGAGTTCATAATAGGAAATCCATCCACTGGCAGGACTACCCGTTCATCTTTGAAAAGAGCCGAATCCAACAACATTGCTCTTTTATCAAAGATTGAACCACAAAACATCCAAGAAGCTCTTACTGATCCTTCATGGGTGCTAGATATGAAGGAAGAATTGCT agATGTTGATGAGACACACTATAGGGAGATAATTGGATCTTTGATGTATCTAACCTCCTCAAGGCCTGATATCATCCAAAGTGTTGGAGTTtgctcaaggtttcaatcaaAGCCTAAGGAGTCCCACCTCTCAGCTGTCAAAAGGATCATTCGATATGTACTTGGTACCACaaattatggtttatggtttcctAAGACTGATTCTTTTCAATTAGTGGGTTTCTGTGATGCAGATTTCGCTGGGGATAGGATTGATAGAAGAAGCACAAGTGGCATGTGCTGCTTTCTTGGGAAATCCCTCATTGTTTGGTCTAGCAAGAAGCAAGCTACTGTGGCACTTTCAACAGCCGAAGCTGAGTATATTGCAGCCTCATCTTGTTGTTCTCAATTATTATGGCTGAAAACTCAACTAGCTGACTATAAATTGAATGTCTCAAATATTCCATTATTTTGTGACAACATGAGTGCTATTAATATTTCCAAAAACCCTGTTTTGCACtctagaacaaagcacattgaagttCGTTTTCATTCtataagagaacatgtgcaaaatggAAATTTAGATATTCAGTTTGTTAATTCTGAGGGTCAGCTAGCTGATATATTCACCAAACCATTGATAGAGGAAAG TACCAAAAATGCGTTACCATATGGCATGCttcttacaaaaatttttcaatattACAATGTTGATTTTGGGGCCGAAATTGCCATAGATTGTAACTCATATATTAAAGGGGGTGGTGCAGTAAAGAAAACAGCTCCCAAGCGTCGCCAAACTGATGACAGCACTGATGTTCCCTCTGTTGATGAGGATCCTCTGATTCCCCCTTCCACATCCACTACAATCAAGGTCATGACCCGCATTCTGAAGAatgtgcttgaagaatttatcaATCTGACTGACCTTCTTCTCCATCATGGTGCTGAGCGCAAAAGGAATCAAGTTTTGGAGGAGAATGctcttaagaagaccaaaggaagGATTCGCATTCTGAGGGACTTTGTGGAAGATGTTGAGGTTGGCCTCACCACATCTGACAATGAGGGGGAGGACGATGGAACCTCTGATGAATCCAACTCTGATGCCTAG
- the LOC112779473 gene encoding uncharacterized protein isoform X1 produces the protein MEYECSPLNWEFFYQEEQKQGLEELTHSLLFTNLELEATIESAKEEIAARECELHHLNDLLALAIKGRDEAEEKCKKLMLQKLEVQTTTSQNEENEIQGCCSSESEENSSSSIINQNQSRTEEVMMMELAEKRPLPEKGKLLKAVVEAGPLLQSILLAGPLPQWQHPPPQLTSIEIPPLTVLSKRERERDLFSLSKEAAAAVDLPLSKSRKTTPLPTTTASHHFLPPPPHPSFS, from the exons atggaaTATGAATGCAGCCCTCTTAACTGGGAATTCTTCTACCAAGAAGAGCAG AAACAGGGGTTAGAGGAGTTAACGCATTCTCTTCTATTCACAAACTTAGAGTTAGAAGCAACAATTGAATCAGCGAAAGAAGAAATCGCAGCCAGAGAATGCGAATTACACCATCTAAATGACCTTTTAGCCCTTGCCATCAAAGGAAGAGATGAAGCTGAGGAAAAATGCAAGAAGTTGATGCTACAAAAGCTTGAAGTTCAAACAACAACATCACAGAACGAAGAGAATGAGATTCAAGGGTGTTGTTCTTCGGAATCAGAagaaaacagcagcagcagcatcaTCAATCAAAACCAGTCAAGAACGGAAGAAGTGATGATGATGGAGTTGGCGGAGAAGAGGCCGTTGCCGGAGAAAGGAAAGCTTTTGAAGGCGGTGGTGGAAGCAGGGCCATTGCTGCAGAGCATTCTTCTTGCAGGTCCATTGCCGCAATGGCAGCATCCTCCTCCACAACTCACTTCCATTGAGATCCCACCACTCACCGTTCTTtcgaaaagggagagagagagggacctTTTCTCGCTTTCAAAAGAAGCTGCTGCTGCCGTTGACCTTCCTCTTTCAAAATCTAGAAAGACAACACCATTACCTACCACTACTGCTTCCCATCATttcctaccaccaccaccacatccGTCATTTTCTTAA
- the LOC112779473 gene encoding uncharacterized protein isoform X2 encodes MEYECSPLNWEFFYQEEQGLEELTHSLLFTNLELEATIESAKEEIAARECELHHLNDLLALAIKGRDEAEEKCKKLMLQKLEVQTTTSQNEENEIQGCCSSESEENSSSSIINQNQSRTEEVMMMELAEKRPLPEKGKLLKAVVEAGPLLQSILLAGPLPQWQHPPPQLTSIEIPPLTVLSKRERERDLFSLSKEAAAAVDLPLSKSRKTTPLPTTTASHHFLPPPPHPSFS; translated from the exons atggaaTATGAATGCAGCCCTCTTAACTGGGAATTCTTCTACCAAGAAGAGCAG GGGTTAGAGGAGTTAACGCATTCTCTTCTATTCACAAACTTAGAGTTAGAAGCAACAATTGAATCAGCGAAAGAAGAAATCGCAGCCAGAGAATGCGAATTACACCATCTAAATGACCTTTTAGCCCTTGCCATCAAAGGAAGAGATGAAGCTGAGGAAAAATGCAAGAAGTTGATGCTACAAAAGCTTGAAGTTCAAACAACAACATCACAGAACGAAGAGAATGAGATTCAAGGGTGTTGTTCTTCGGAATCAGAagaaaacagcagcagcagcatcaTCAATCAAAACCAGTCAAGAACGGAAGAAGTGATGATGATGGAGTTGGCGGAGAAGAGGCCGTTGCCGGAGAAAGGAAAGCTTTTGAAGGCGGTGGTGGAAGCAGGGCCATTGCTGCAGAGCATTCTTCTTGCAGGTCCATTGCCGCAATGGCAGCATCCTCCTCCACAACTCACTTCCATTGAGATCCCACCACTCACCGTTCTTtcgaaaagggagagagagagggacctTTTCTCGCTTTCAAAAGAAGCTGCTGCTGCCGTTGACCTTCCTCTTTCAAAATCTAGAAAGACAACACCATTACCTACCACTACTGCTTCCCATCATttcctaccaccaccaccacatccGTCATTTTCTTAA